One window of Stenotrophomonas indicatrix genomic DNA carries:
- the trpC gene encoding indole-3-glycerol phosphate synthase TrpC — translation MSDILQTILARKAEEVAQRRAQRPLEELQAALADAPPVRGFVRALQASVANGDPAVIAEVKKASPSKGVIRPDFRPADIAVSYEFGGASCLSVLTDVDFFQGADAYLQQAREACTLPVLRKDFVIDAYQVYEARVLGADCILLIVAALDDTQLATLSELAMSLDMDVLVEVHDIDELERALQVPAPMIGINNRNLRTFEVSLQTTLDMRLAVPRDRLLVTESGILGPQDVALMRDAGIHSFLVGEAFMRVEEPGEGLRQLFFAA, via the coding sequence ATGAGCGATATCCTGCAGACGATCCTGGCCCGCAAGGCCGAAGAAGTAGCCCAGCGCCGCGCCCAGCGCCCGCTAGAGGAGCTGCAGGCGGCGCTGGCCGATGCGCCACCGGTGCGCGGCTTCGTGCGCGCGCTGCAGGCCTCCGTGGCCAATGGCGATCCAGCGGTGATTGCCGAAGTGAAGAAGGCCAGCCCGTCCAAGGGCGTGATCCGCCCCGACTTCCGCCCGGCCGACATCGCGGTCAGCTACGAGTTCGGCGGCGCCAGCTGCCTGTCGGTGCTGACCGACGTCGACTTCTTCCAGGGTGCGGACGCCTACCTGCAGCAGGCCCGCGAAGCGTGCACGCTGCCGGTGCTGCGCAAGGACTTCGTGATCGACGCCTACCAGGTGTACGAGGCGCGCGTACTCGGCGCCGACTGCATCCTGCTGATCGTCGCCGCGCTGGACGATACGCAGCTGGCCACGCTGTCCGAGCTGGCGATGTCGCTGGACATGGACGTGCTGGTGGAAGTGCACGACATCGACGAGCTGGAGCGTGCGCTGCAGGTGCCGGCGCCGATGATCGGCATCAACAACCGCAATCTGCGCACCTTCGAGGTGTCGCTGCAGACCACGCTGGACATGCGCCTGGCCGTGCCGCGCGACCGCCTGCTGGTCACCGAGAGTGGCATTCTCGGCCCGCAGGATGTGGCCTTGATGCGCGATGCCGGCATCCACTCGTTCCTGGTCGGCGAGGCCTTCATGCGCGTGGAAGAGCCGGGCGAGGGTCTGCGTCAGCTATTCTTCGCAGCATGA